In a single window of the Microbacterium sp. SL75 genome:
- the secA gene encoding preprotein translocase subunit SecA → MANPLEKLLRAGEGRILRRLQGVVKATGALEEDYEQLTDDELRNETVELRARYEAGETLDQLMPEAFAAVREAAKRTLGQRPYDVQIMGGAALHLGNIAEMKTGEGKTLTAALPAYLNAIAGQGVHVITVNDFLASYQSELMGRVYRALGMTTGTVVAGQTPEVRREQYEADISYGTNNEFGFDYLRDNMAWRKEDLVQRGHFYAIVDEVDSILIDEARTPLIISGPASGEANRWFAEFAKLARTLEAGVDYEVDEKKRTIGVLEPGIEKVEDYLGIDNLYESANTPLISFLNNSIKAIALFKRDTDYVVMNDEVMIVDEHTGRILVGRRYNEGIHQAIEAKEGVPVKAENQTLATVTLQNYFRLYDKLAGMTGTAETEAAEFMSTYKLGVVPIPTNKPMIRKDQSDLVYKNETAKFAQVVEDIVERHEKGQPVLVGTTSVEKSEYLSRLLAKKGVRHEVLNAKNHAREAEIVARAGRLGAVTVATNMAGRGTDIMLGGNAEFLAVQEMKAKNLDPVETPEAYESEWDTVYQSMRDTVAEEAAKVVEAGGLYVLGTERHESRRIDNQLRGRSGRQGDPGESRFYLSLTDDLMRLFQSGAAEAILARTNFPDDVAIESGLVSRAIKSAQSQVESRNAEMRKNVLKYDDVLNRQREAIYADRRHMLQGDDIADRVQHFIEDAITAVIDDHTGSGHTESWDFDALWTELKTMYPVSVTIDEVVAEAGGNKGRITPEGLKREIISDARIAYENREKALGEQALRELERRVVLQVLDRRWREHLYEMDYLKDGIGLRAMAQRDPLIEYQREGYQMFQSMMGQIKEESVGFLYNLEVEVRKVEGDEAQVEAKGLAPTPVETQRLEYSAANDAGEVEVRNDRGQVQQAATNRLRQAEQQAEPAAEQAPAARGAFGQRVPSGDEPAASNRADRRAAKKK, encoded by the coding sequence GTGGCCAATCCGCTCGAGAAACTGCTGCGCGCCGGCGAGGGCCGCATCCTGCGCCGACTGCAGGGCGTCGTGAAAGCGACCGGAGCGCTCGAAGAGGACTACGAGCAGCTCACCGACGACGAGCTGCGCAACGAGACGGTCGAGCTGCGCGCCCGCTACGAAGCCGGTGAGACGCTCGACCAGCTCATGCCCGAGGCGTTCGCGGCCGTCCGAGAGGCCGCCAAGCGCACGCTCGGACAGCGCCCCTACGATGTGCAGATCATGGGCGGCGCGGCCCTTCACCTGGGCAACATCGCCGAGATGAAGACCGGTGAGGGCAAGACCCTGACCGCCGCTCTTCCGGCCTACCTCAACGCCATCGCGGGCCAGGGCGTCCACGTCATCACGGTCAACGACTTCCTCGCGAGCTATCAGTCCGAGCTCATGGGTCGCGTCTACCGCGCCCTGGGCATGACGACGGGAACGGTCGTCGCAGGTCAGACCCCCGAGGTGCGGCGTGAGCAGTACGAGGCAGACATCAGCTACGGCACGAACAACGAGTTCGGCTTCGACTACCTCCGCGACAACATGGCGTGGCGCAAGGAAGACCTCGTGCAGCGCGGTCACTTCTACGCGATCGTCGACGAGGTCGACTCGATCCTCATCGACGAGGCCCGCACCCCGCTGATCATCTCGGGCCCGGCATCCGGTGAAGCCAACCGCTGGTTCGCCGAGTTCGCCAAGCTCGCCCGTACCCTCGAAGCGGGCGTCGACTACGAGGTCGACGAGAAGAAGCGCACGATCGGCGTGCTCGAGCCCGGTATCGAGAAGGTCGAGGACTACCTCGGCATCGACAACCTGTACGAGTCGGCCAACACCCCGCTGATCTCGTTCCTCAACAACTCGATCAAGGCGATCGCGCTGTTCAAGCGCGACACCGACTACGTCGTCATGAACGACGAGGTCATGATCGTCGACGAGCACACCGGTCGCATCCTCGTGGGTCGCCGCTACAACGAGGGCATCCACCAGGCGATCGAGGCCAAGGAGGGCGTCCCGGTCAAGGCCGAGAACCAGACGCTCGCCACCGTCACGCTGCAGAACTACTTCCGCCTCTACGACAAGCTCGCAGGCATGACCGGTACCGCCGAGACCGAGGCGGCCGAGTTCATGTCGACCTACAAGCTCGGCGTGGTGCCGATCCCGACCAACAAGCCGATGATCCGCAAGGATCAGTCCGACCTCGTCTACAAGAACGAGACGGCGAAGTTCGCGCAGGTCGTCGAAGACATCGTCGAGCGCCACGAGAAGGGCCAGCCGGTCCTCGTCGGCACCACGAGCGTCGAGAAGAGCGAGTACCTCTCGCGCCTGCTGGCCAAGAAGGGCGTGCGCCACGAGGTGCTCAACGCCAAGAACCACGCTCGTGAGGCGGAGATCGTCGCGCGCGCGGGTCGTCTGGGTGCCGTCACCGTCGCCACCAACATGGCCGGCCGCGGTACCGACATCATGCTCGGCGGTAACGCCGAGTTCCTCGCCGTGCAGGAGATGAAGGCGAAGAACCTCGACCCCGTCGAGACCCCCGAGGCCTACGAGTCGGAGTGGGACACCGTCTACCAGAGCATGCGCGACACCGTGGCCGAAGAGGCCGCGAAGGTCGTCGAGGCCGGCGGGCTGTACGTGCTGGGTACCGAGCGCCACGAGTCGCGCCGCATCGACAACCAGCTGCGCGGTCGTTCGGGCCGTCAGGGCGACCCCGGTGAGAGCCGCTTCTACCTGTCGCTGACCGACGACCTGATGCGTCTGTTCCAGTCGGGCGCCGCCGAGGCGATCCTCGCGCGCACGAACTTCCCCGACGACGTCGCGATCGAGTCCGGCCTGGTCTCGCGCGCGATCAAGAGCGCGCAGTCGCAGGTCGAGTCGCGCAACGCCGAGATGCGCAAGAACGTCCTGAAGTACGACGACGTGCTGAACCGTCAGCGCGAGGCGATCTACGCCGACCGTCGGCACATGCTGCAGGGCGACGACATCGCCGACCGCGTCCAGCACTTCATCGAGGACGCGATCACCGCCGTCATCGACGACCACACCGGTTCGGGTCACACCGAGTCGTGGGACTTCGACGCCCTGTGGACCGAGCTGAAGACCATGTACCCCGTAAGCGTCACGATCGACGAGGTCGTGGCCGAGGCCGGGGGCAACAAGGGCCGCATCACGCCCGAGGGCCTGAAGCGCGAGATCATCTCCGACGCCCGTATCGCGTACGAGAACCGCGAGAAGGCCCTCGGCGAGCAGGCGCTGCGCGAGCTCGAGCGCCGTGTCGTGCTGCAGGTGCTCGACCGTCGCTGGCGCGAGCACCTCTACGAGATGGACTACCTCAAGGACGGCATCGGCCTGCGCGCCATGGCCCAGCGCGACCCGCTCATCGAGTACCAGCGCGAGGGGTACCAGATGTTCCAGTCCATGATGGGGCAGATCAAGGAGGAGTCGGTCGGCTTCCTCTACAACCTCGAGGTCGAGGTCCGAAAGGTCGAGGGCGACGAGGCGCAGGTCGAGGCCAAGGGACTCGCCCCGACGCCCGTCGAGACGCAGCGCCTCGAGTACTCCGCGGCGAACGACGCCGGAGAGGTCGAGGTTCGCAACGACCGCGGTCAGGTTCAGCAGGCGGCGACCAACCGTCTCCGCCAGGCCGAGCAGCAGGCCGAGCCCGCCGCAGAGCAGGCTCCTGCCGCCCGCGGAGCTTTCGGTCAGCGCGTGCCCTCGGGTGACGAGCCGGCCGCGAGCAACCGCGCCGACCGCCGCGCAGCCAAGAAGAAGTAA
- a CDS encoding pyridoxal phosphate-dependent aminotransferase, translating into MSPLRPLDQSSKLKDVLYEIRGEALVEADRLEAEGHAILKLNTGNPAIFGFEAPHQIVRDMIASVPNAHGYSDSRGILSARRAVVSRYEQEPDFPHLDPDHVFLGNGVSELITMTMQALLDEGDEVLIPAPDYPLWTAMTSLGGGTPVHYLCDEQREWQPDLEDIRSKVTPRTKAIVVINPNNPTGAVYSREILEGIADIAREHSLLLLADEIYDRILFDDAVHIPMATVAPDLLCLTFNGLSKTYRVAGYRSGWLAITGPKEHAQGFLHGINLLASTRLCPNVPAQFAVQAALSGVQSIDALIAPTGRLHEQRDAAWQGLEAIPGVSCVMPRGALYAFPRFDPEVYEIPDDGKFVRDFLLAEHVLLVQGSGFNWPATDHVRIVTLPEARVISDAIERLGNFLASWRP; encoded by the coding sequence ATGAGCCCGCTGCGCCCCCTCGACCAGTCATCCAAGCTGAAGGACGTCCTGTACGAGATCCGCGGGGAGGCCCTCGTCGAGGCCGACCGTCTGGAGGCCGAGGGCCACGCGATCCTCAAACTCAACACGGGCAACCCGGCGATCTTCGGATTCGAGGCGCCGCACCAGATCGTGCGCGACATGATCGCCTCGGTCCCCAACGCTCACGGCTACAGCGACAGCCGCGGCATCCTGTCGGCTCGGCGTGCGGTCGTCTCGCGCTACGAGCAGGAGCCCGACTTCCCGCACCTCGACCCCGACCACGTGTTCCTGGGCAACGGCGTGTCCGAGCTGATCACGATGACGATGCAAGCCCTGCTCGATGAGGGCGACGAGGTGCTCATCCCCGCCCCCGACTACCCGCTGTGGACGGCGATGACGAGCCTCGGCGGCGGCACCCCCGTGCACTACCTCTGCGACGAGCAGCGCGAGTGGCAGCCCGACCTCGAGGACATCCGCTCCAAGGTCACCCCCCGTACCAAGGCGATCGTCGTAATCAACCCGAACAACCCCACGGGAGCGGTGTACTCGCGCGAGATCCTGGAGGGCATCGCCGACATCGCCCGCGAACACTCGCTGCTGCTGCTGGCCGACGAGATCTACGACCGCATCCTCTTCGACGACGCGGTGCACATCCCCATGGCCACGGTCGCCCCCGACCTGCTCTGCCTGACCTTCAACGGCCTGTCCAAGACCTACCGGGTGGCGGGATACCGCTCCGGCTGGCTCGCGATCACCGGCCCCAAGGAGCACGCGCAGGGCTTCCTGCACGGCATCAACCTGCTGGCATCCACTCGGCTCTGCCCGAACGTGCCGGCGCAGTTCGCCGTTCAGGCGGCGCTCTCGGGCGTGCAGTCGATCGATGCGCTCATCGCTCCGACGGGGCGTCTTCACGAGCAACGGGATGCCGCGTGGCAGGGCCTCGAGGCGATCCCCGGCGTCTCGTGCGTCATGCCGCGCGGTGCGCTGTATGCGTTCCCGCGCTTCGACCCCGAGGTGTACGAGATCCCCGACGACGGCAAGTTCGTGCGCGACTTCCTGCTCGCCGAACACGTGCTGCTCGTGCAGGGGTCGGGCTTCAACTGGCCCGCGACCGACCACGTGCGTATCGTGACGCTCCCCGAAGCCCGCGTGATCAGCGACGCGATCGAGCGTCTGGGGAACTTCCTCGCGTCCTGGCGCCCCTGA
- a CDS encoding Rv3235 family protein, translating to MPEAARRPEDARCAPQNACDLNALGTNPSPETPSPVEVFVGNMVRGILEVVAGVRDPEQLARWMSEEVYRALLTRTSLATRARSARRVQVYRVMHEIRSVRLFSPRDGAIEATVVVSGRMRTRAVALRLESLERRWRITALSLL from the coding sequence ATGCCCGAAGCAGCCCGGCGACCCGAGGACGCACGATGTGCGCCGCAGAACGCGTGCGACCTGAACGCCCTCGGGACCAATCCGTCCCCGGAGACTCCCTCGCCGGTCGAGGTGTTCGTCGGCAACATGGTGCGCGGCATCCTCGAGGTGGTCGCCGGCGTCCGAGACCCGGAGCAGTTGGCCCGGTGGATGTCGGAGGAGGTCTATCGAGCCCTGCTCACGCGCACGAGCCTGGCCACGCGAGCGCGCAGCGCTCGACGCGTGCAGGTGTACCGCGTCATGCACGAGATCCGAAGCGTGCGCCTGTTCTCCCCGCGAGACGGCGCGATCGAAGCCACGGTCGTCGTGTCAGGCCGCATGCGCACCCGAGCGGTGGCCCTGCGCCTCGAGTCCCTCGAACGGCGATGGCGCATCACGGCGCTCAGCCTGCTGTGA
- a CDS encoding helix-turn-helix domain-containing protein → MTERDSPRGRFAAPDAVAEILGITHADVRSLIREGRLRGLPVGSPPRWRIDLDSVDDYLDEQAELTRRAALWQQSQAASFPELWGRGAVRHDD, encoded by the coding sequence ATGACGGAAAGGGACTCACCCAGAGGACGATTTGCGGCGCCGGACGCCGTCGCCGAAATACTCGGGATCACGCATGCAGACGTGCGATCTCTGATCCGCGAAGGACGACTCCGGGGTCTCCCGGTGGGGTCTCCCCCGCGGTGGCGGATCGACCTCGACAGCGTCGACGATTATCTCGACGAGCAGGCCGAACTCACGCGTCGCGCGGCCCTGTGGCAGCAGTCGCAAGCGGCCAGCTTCCCGGAGCTGTGGGGGCGCGGCGCGGTCCGTCACGACGACTGA
- a CDS encoding sensor histidine kinase, producing the protein MSTLSELVYAQGRSSEADVEWLHRLAGDGQLLADLAFADIVIWVPTPDESFVAVAHTRPGGAATLFYRDIVGDRVRPQWRTQVREAFQSGRIVDSASPDWFEETPTRVRAVPIVRELSREGYAVTTVGVLTRHTNLGETRTPSRQQITFNDCADDVFGMIASAEFPDLSAPTAPRRGAPRASDGLIRLDVDGITTFASPNALSAFNRMGFDDELEGESLAEVTARILPAKRQDVDESLPVVVSGRAPWRADMEARGVQVSLRTIPLRDRGTRIGAIVLSRDVTEIRHQEQELITKDATIREIHHRVKNNLQTVASLLRIQARRTHSDEARDALTQAMRRVSAIAVVHDTLSEGLAQNVDFDDVFARVLKLVAEVAAAPNTRARTRTTGKFGTLPSQFATPLALALTELVTNAVEHGLAGQEGDVEIAAERSGEMLEVSVRDTGVGLPEGQVGRGLGTQIVRTLIQGELGGTIDWHTLMGSGTEVTIEIPLRYIGGSAA; encoded by the coding sequence GTGTCGACACTCAGTGAACTCGTCTACGCCCAGGGCCGCTCCAGCGAGGCGGACGTCGAGTGGCTGCACCGGCTGGCGGGCGACGGGCAGCTGCTGGCCGACCTGGCGTTCGCCGACATCGTCATCTGGGTCCCCACCCCCGACGAATCCTTCGTCGCTGTCGCCCACACGCGGCCCGGGGGAGCGGCGACGCTGTTCTACCGCGACATCGTCGGCGACCGCGTGCGTCCGCAGTGGCGTACCCAGGTGCGCGAGGCTTTCCAGAGCGGTCGCATCGTCGACTCGGCATCCCCCGACTGGTTCGAAGAGACGCCCACTCGCGTGCGTGCGGTACCGATCGTGCGCGAGCTCTCGCGCGAGGGGTACGCGGTCACGACGGTGGGTGTGCTGACCCGCCACACCAACCTCGGCGAGACGCGCACCCCGTCGCGGCAGCAGATCACGTTCAACGACTGCGCGGACGACGTGTTCGGAATGATCGCCTCGGCCGAGTTCCCCGACCTCTCGGCTCCCACCGCTCCGCGACGCGGTGCTCCCCGCGCCTCCGACGGACTCATCCGCCTCGACGTCGACGGCATCACCACTTTCGCGAGCCCCAACGCGCTCTCGGCCTTCAACCGCATGGGCTTCGACGACGAGCTCGAGGGCGAGTCGCTGGCCGAGGTGACCGCTCGGATCCTTCCCGCGAAGCGCCAGGACGTCGACGAGTCGCTCCCCGTCGTGGTGAGCGGCCGCGCTCCCTGGCGAGCCGACATGGAGGCGCGCGGTGTGCAGGTGTCACTGCGCACCATTCCGCTGCGCGACCGCGGCACGCGCATCGGCGCGATCGTGCTCAGCCGCGATGTCACCGAGATCCGCCACCAGGAGCAGGAGCTCATCACCAAGGACGCGACGATCCGCGAGATCCACCACCGCGTCAAGAACAACCTGCAGACGGTCGCCTCGCTGCTGCGCATCCAGGCGCGCCGCACGCACTCCGACGAGGCGCGCGATGCCCTCACGCAGGCCATGCGCCGTGTCTCGGCGATCGCGGTGGTGCACGACACCCTCTCCGAGGGTCTCGCGCAGAACGTCGATTTCGACGACGTCTTCGCTCGCGTGCTCAAGCTCGTCGCCGAGGTGGCCGCGGCCCCGAACACCCGCGCTCGCACGCGGACCACGGGCAAGTTCGGAACGCTCCCCAGCCAGTTCGCCACGCCCCTCGCCCTGGCCCTCACCGAGCTCGTGACCAACGCCGTCGAGCACGGCCTCGCCGGGCAGGAGGGCGATGTCGAGATCGCGGCCGAGCGCAGCGGCGAAATGCTCGAGGTCAGCGTGCGCGACACCGGCGTCGGCCTGCCCGAGGGGCAGGTCGGCCGGGGGCTCGGCACGCAGATCGTCCGCACGCTCATCCAGGGCGAACTCGGTGGCACGATCGACTGGCACACGTTGATGGGCAGCGGCACCGAGGTCACGATCGAGATCCCGCTGCGCTATATCGGCGGCTCCGCGGCCTGA
- a CDS encoding WhiB family transcriptional regulator: MDWRDKAACLTVDPELFFPVGNTGPAVDQIEKAKSVCARCTVTEVCLQYALESGQDSGVWGGLSEDERRALKRRAARARRAS; the protein is encoded by the coding sequence ATGGATTGGCGCGACAAAGCAGCCTGCCTGACCGTCGACCCCGAGCTGTTCTTCCCGGTCGGCAACACCGGCCCCGCGGTCGACCAGATCGAGAAGGCCAAGTCGGTCTGTGCACGCTGCACCGTTACCGAGGTCTGCCTGCAGTACGCCCTCGAGTCCGGTCAGGACTCGGGCGTCTGGGGCGGTCTGAGCGAAGACGAGCGCCGCGCGCTCAAGCGCCGCGCTGCTCGCGCCCGCCGCGCCTCCTGA
- a CDS encoding histidine kinase, whose translation MPIRLAAAALLGLESVGILALAGWQTVALIGGDTDSAVSSIALIVLTVIGAAIVGAFGVATARDVSAGRSGGIVTQLLILSVAIGAVTGEWASPGIAVLIAVPAVVGLVLLALAVRAAAPRRRDDD comes from the coding sequence ATGCCGATTCGTCTTGCGGCCGCAGCTCTCCTGGGGCTCGAGAGTGTCGGCATCCTGGCCCTCGCGGGCTGGCAGACGGTCGCCCTCATCGGCGGAGACACCGACTCGGCGGTCAGCTCGATCGCCCTCATCGTGCTCACCGTGATCGGCGCGGCCATCGTCGGCGCGTTCGGCGTCGCGACCGCTCGCGACGTCTCCGCCGGCCGATCGGGCGGGATCGTGACGCAACTGCTGATCCTGTCGGTGGCCATCGGCGCCGTCACGGGGGAGTGGGCGTCTCCCGGGATCGCCGTGCTGATCGCGGTCCCCGCTGTCGTCGGCCTGGTGCTGCTCGCCCTGGCGGTGCGCGCGGCGGCTCCGCGCCGCCGCGACGACGACTGA
- the bcp gene encoding thioredoxin-dependent thiol peroxidase yields the protein MTNLEKGDIAPDFTLLDQDEHPVSLGDFRGRRVILYFYPAAQTPGCTTQACDFRDSLASLQGAGYTVLGISRDLPEKLRAFRDSDALTFPLLSDADHAVHEAYGAWGEKQNYGKTITGVLRSTFVVDEEGKILEAMYNVKATGHVARLRKNLGLAAA from the coding sequence GTGACGAACCTCGAAAAGGGCGATATCGCCCCCGACTTCACCCTCCTCGACCAGGACGAACACCCCGTCTCGCTGGGCGACTTCCGCGGCCGCCGCGTGATCCTCTACTTCTACCCCGCGGCCCAGACCCCGGGGTGCACCACCCAGGCCTGCGACTTCCGCGACAGCCTGGCCTCGCTGCAGGGCGCCGGCTACACGGTGCTCGGCATCTCGCGCGACCTGCCCGAGAAGCTGCGCGCCTTCCGCGACAGCGACGCGCTGACGTTCCCGCTCCTCAGCGACGCCGACCACGCCGTCCACGAGGCCTACGGCGCCTGGGGCGAGAAGCAGAACTACGGGAAGACGATCACCGGCGTGCTGCGGTCCACGTTCGTCGTCGACGAGGAGGGCAAGATCCTCGAGGCGATGTACAACGTCAAGGCCACCGGCCACGTGGCGCGTCTGCGCAAGAACCTGGGGCTGGCCGCAGCCTGA
- the rsgA gene encoding ribosome small subunit-dependent GTPase A → MSWLDDPDDDEDDLRYDESSIRVRPNPKANRPRTKRRPAHADAQIARVLGVDRGRYTVLVDEDGPDERRVLATRARELRKQPIVNGDRARVVGDLSGDEGTLGRIIGLEERTSLLRRSADDTDQVERVIVANADQMLVVVAAADPEPRARLVDRYLVAALDAGIRPLLVVTKTDLADPTEFLAHFVGLDLRVFTSAQGEMPLDEIGEALVGHSTVFVGHSGVGKSTLVNALTGSERAIGHVNTVTGRGRHTSSSAVSLRYRGRDGSGWVIDTPGVRSFGLGHVDPAHVLGAFTDLAEVAEECPRGCTHLPDAPDCAIIEAVESGRLGPGAAARLDSLQRLLTTFQGIERSRLEG, encoded by the coding sequence GTGAGCTGGCTCGACGATCCCGACGACGACGAAGACGACCTCCGGTACGACGAGTCGTCCATCCGGGTGCGTCCCAACCCGAAGGCGAACAGGCCCCGCACCAAGCGACGCCCCGCCCACGCCGACGCGCAGATCGCCCGTGTGCTCGGAGTCGACCGCGGCCGGTACACGGTGCTCGTCGACGAAGACGGCCCCGACGAGCGCCGGGTGCTGGCCACCCGCGCCCGCGAGCTCCGCAAGCAGCCCATCGTCAACGGCGACCGCGCCCGCGTCGTCGGCGACCTCTCGGGCGACGAGGGCACTCTCGGGCGCATCATCGGCCTCGAGGAGCGCACGTCTCTGCTGCGTCGGAGCGCCGACGACACCGACCAGGTCGAGCGCGTGATCGTCGCCAACGCCGATCAGATGCTCGTCGTGGTCGCCGCGGCCGACCCCGAGCCCCGCGCCCGTCTCGTCGACCGTTATCTGGTCGCGGCGTTGGATGCCGGCATCCGCCCCCTGCTCGTCGTCACCAAGACCGACCTGGCCGACCCGACCGAGTTCCTCGCGCACTTCGTCGGACTCGACCTGCGGGTGTTCACCAGCGCCCAGGGCGAGATGCCCCTCGACGAGATCGGCGAGGCGCTCGTCGGCCACTCGACCGTGTTCGTCGGGCACTCGGGCGTCGGTAAGTCGACCCTGGTCAACGCGCTCACCGGCTCGGAGCGCGCGATCGGGCACGTCAACACCGTCACCGGTCGCGGCCGCCACACCTCGTCGTCAGCGGTGTCGCTGCGCTACCGCGGCCGCGACGGCTCGGGCTGGGTCATCGACACCCCGGGCGTGCGATCTTTCGGGCTGGGCCACGTCGACCCCGCCCACGTGCTCGGCGCCTTCACGGATCTGGCCGAGGTCGCCGAGGAGTGCCCGCGCGGCTGCACCCACCTCCCCGATGCCCCCGACTGCGCGATCATCGAGGCGGTGGAGTCCGGACGCCTCGGACCCGGAGCCGCCGCCCGGCTCGACTCGCTGCAGCGGCTGCTCACGACGTTCCAGGGCATCGAGCGTTCTAGGCTGGAGGGGTGA
- the aroA gene encoding 3-phosphoshikimate 1-carboxyvinyltransferase: MSPLGYSPSAASPRGEWDAPVSDGPVNATVTVPGSKSLTNRELILAAIADGPGTLHGPLHSDDSARMVDALRVLGVGIDEIDTGSPFGPDLLVTPPSSFAGDGTIDCGQAGTVMRFIAPVAGFARGDVRVTAHESALHRPMGAMIHALRDVGVDIDDGGHWALPFSVRGHGHVRGGEVEIDASQSSQFVSGLLLAAARFDVGLHLRHVGSRLPSIPHIDMTVEALAHRAVHVERPAPGEWVVPAGPVRAKDVAIEPDLSNASPFLAAAMVTGGSVTVTGWPLHSTQPGALLVDILAEMGARVSRRGGALTVAAGDDGILGVELDLSAAGELAPTLFGLAAFADGPTTLHGIGHIRGHETDRIAALVGNLRSLGGEAHELEDGIRIVPRPLTGGEWKAHHDHRLATTGALIGLRVPGVRIDDIGTTAKTLPQFAGLWQSMLDDSRP; this comes from the coding sequence ATGTCTCCCCTCGGGTATTCCCCTTCCGCCGCCAGTCCCCGCGGTGAGTGGGACGCGCCCGTCTCCGACGGACCCGTGAATGCCACGGTCACCGTGCCCGGGTCCAAGTCGTTGACCAATCGAGAGCTGATCCTCGCTGCCATCGCGGACGGCCCCGGCACGTTGCACGGCCCCCTGCACTCCGACGACTCCGCACGCATGGTCGACGCGCTGCGCGTGCTCGGCGTCGGGATCGACGAGATCGACACCGGCTCCCCTTTCGGCCCCGACCTGCTGGTGACGCCCCCCTCCTCTTTCGCGGGCGACGGCACGATCGACTGCGGGCAGGCGGGAACCGTCATGCGGTTCATCGCTCCAGTGGCCGGCTTCGCCCGGGGCGACGTGCGCGTCACCGCCCATGAGAGCGCATTGCACCGCCCCATGGGGGCGATGATCCACGCCCTGCGCGACGTGGGCGTCGACATCGACGACGGCGGCCACTGGGCGCTCCCCTTCTCGGTCCGCGGGCACGGACACGTGCGAGGCGGCGAGGTCGAGATCGACGCGAGCCAGTCGAGCCAGTTCGTCTCGGGCCTTCTTCTCGCGGCCGCGCGTTTCGACGTCGGACTCCACCTCCGCCACGTCGGCTCGCGCCTGCCGAGCATCCCGCACATCGACATGACCGTCGAGGCCCTCGCCCACCGTGCCGTGCACGTCGAACGTCCCGCACCCGGCGAGTGGGTCGTGCCCGCGGGACCCGTGCGCGCGAAAGACGTGGCGATCGAACCCGACCTCTCCAACGCCTCCCCGTTCCTCGCCGCCGCGATGGTCACGGGCGGCTCGGTCACCGTCACGGGCTGGCCCCTGCACAGCACGCAGCCGGGTGCCCTCCTCGTCGACATCCTCGCCGAGATGGGAGCCCGCGTCAGTCGCCGCGGCGGAGCCCTCACCGTGGCCGCCGGCGATGACGGCATCCTGGGCGTCGAACTCGACCTGTCGGCGGCGGGCGAACTCGCCCCCACTCTCTTCGGCCTGGCCGCCTTCGCGGACGGGCCGACCACGCTGCACGGCATCGGCCACATCCGCGGCCACGAGACCGACCGCATCGCGGCCCTCGTCGGCAACCTGCGCTCGCTCGGCGGCGAGGCGCACGAGCTCGAAGACGGCATCCGCATCGTCCCGCGGCCGCTGACCGGCGGTGAGTGGAAAGCGCACCACGACCACCGCTTGGCCACCACCGGCGCCCTGATCGGGCTTCGCGTGCCCGGCGTGCGCATCGACGACATCGGTACGACCGCCAAGACGCTCCCCCAGTTCGCGGGCCTGTGGCAGAGCATGCTCGACGACTCGCGCCCGTGA
- a CDS encoding sigma-70 family RNA polymerase sigma factor, which translates to MNDTADAGPQVEPREQFEEQALPFMDQLYAAAMRMTRNPADAADLVQETFVKAFGSWATFTQGTNLKAWLYRILTNTYINTYRKKQREPYQSAIDDLEDWQLGGAESTTASSARSAEAEAIDHMPASVVKDALQSIPEDFRMAVYLADVEGFAYQEIADIMKTPIGTVMSRLHRGRRLLRDLLSDYAKERGIQAATGEKK; encoded by the coding sequence ATGAACGACACCGCAGACGCCGGCCCGCAGGTGGAGCCCCGCGAACAGTTCGAAGAGCAGGCTCTGCCCTTCATGGATCAGCTGTACGCCGCAGCCATGCGCATGACGCGCAATCCGGCCGACGCGGCCGATCTCGTGCAGGAGACCTTCGTGAAGGCCTTCGGCTCGTGGGCCACGTTCACGCAGGGCACGAACCTCAAGGCGTGGCTCTACCGCATCCTGACGAACACGTACATCAACACGTATCGAAAGAAGCAGCGCGAGCCGTACCAGAGTGCGATCGACGACCTCGAGGACTGGCAGCTCGGCGGAGCCGAGTCGACCACCGCGAGCAGCGCCCGTTCGGCCGAGGCCGAAGCGATCGACCACATGCCGGCATCCGTCGTCAAGGACGCGCTGCAGTCGATCCCCGAGGATTTCCGGATGGCGGTGTACCTCGCCGACGTCGAGGGCTTCGCCTACCAGGAGATCGCCGACATCATGAAAACCCCGATCGGTACGGTCATGAGCCGTCTGCACCGCGGCCGGCGGCTGCTGCGCGACCTGCTGTCGGATTACGCCAAGGAGCGCGGCATCCAGGCCGCGACGGGAGAGAAGAAATGA
- a CDS encoding zf-HC2 domain-containing protein, protein MSDCGCDEARRDLEEYLRNEVCKTQHTDIREHLENCPGCQDEALVARTLTEVVARACKETAPDELRDQVLSRLRAIQATH, encoded by the coding sequence ATGAGCGACTGCGGCTGCGACGAGGCGCGACGCGACCTCGAGGAATACCTCCGCAACGAGGTCTGCAAGACCCAGCACACCGATATCCGCGAGCACCTCGAGAACTGTCCCGGATGCCAGGACGAGGCCCTCGTGGCGCGCACGCTGACCGAGGTGGTCGCCCGTGCGTGCAAAGAGACGGCTCCCGACGAACTCCGCGATCAGGTGCTCTCGCGCCTTCGCGCCATTCAGGCGACGCACTGA